From the genome of Triticum aestivum cultivar Chinese Spring chromosome 3B, IWGSC CS RefSeq v2.1, whole genome shotgun sequence, one region includes:
- the LOC123069917 gene encoding exocyst complex component SEC15B has product MRRKLAGDAPASASAGGCSVPSEADLAQLSTAISAGEDLGPFVRRAFACGRPEPLLSSLRAVARDRESEIEELCRAHFHDFIRAVDDLRSLLADAEVLKGSLSASHSALLSSSAPLLASLESFLAARALAGNLSSALASSHRCVRLLALAARANDHLQAGNHSLYLALRAVDAIDLNLASGPEPLPLPALRRMLLSLVPAVRVHAEREISREFADWMVSIRAASRHLGQVAIGRSAAARQRQEELRSKHRPLEESITLDDDGAGDLDDFAAATATSDGSDGAAAASFDLTQLYRAMHIHQTLALGERFKKYYLENRKLQLTSDFDVIAATPFLESHQVFFAQIAGFFIVEDRVFRTGGGLTSRVDVDALWEAAVGKMISVLEDNFSRMQTANHLLLITDYAALLAATMRRYSYPVGMLLDVLAKHRDKYHDLLLADCRRQVAEALAADKFDQMLMRKEYEYSMNVLAFGIQSSDITPAFPYVAPFSCTVPDICRIVRSFIEDSVSFMAHGGGGDTYAAVKKYLGRILSEVVNASIQKLVDSGSGLSVSQAMQVAANMSIMERACEFFTRHAAQLCGVPLRAVERGRRDFPLRKSRDAAEALLLRLLCSKVDEFMRQSDGVNWIADDPPAGGNEYANEVTIYLETLTSTAQQILPLPVLRRVLVAVLKHISERIIALFLNDSVKRFSGSAVIGIDTDLKMFESFAENMSSLFLDSHQDSAASEMKSALMEPRQLVNLLMNNSPENFLNPVIREKSYNKLDYKKVAIISEKFRDTSESYFSTFGTRGARQNPKKKSLDTLIKRLREAS; this is encoded by the coding sequence ATGCGGCGCAAGCTCGCCGGCGACGCGCCAGCGTCGGCTTCGGCCGGCGGCTGCTCAGTCCCGTCCGAAGCAGATCTGGCGCAGCTCTCCACCGCCATCTCGGCGGGGGAGGACCTGGGCCCGTTTGTCCGGCGTGCGTTCGCCTGCGGGCGGCCGGAGCCGCTTCTATCCTCGCTCCGCGCCGTCGCGCGGGACCGCGAGTCCGAGATCGAGGAGCTCTGTCGCGCGCACTTCCACGACTTCATCCGCGCCGTCGACGACCTCCGCTCTCTCCTCGCCGACGCCGAGGTGCTCAAGGGCTCCCTCTCCGCCTCCCACTCCGCACTCCTGTCATCTTCAGCGCCGCTGCTTGCCTCGCTCGAGTCGTTCCTTGCCGCGCGAGCTCTCGCCGGGAACCTCTCATCCGCTCTCGCCTCCTCCCACCGCTGCGTCCGCCTGCTCGCGCTCGCCGCTCGGGCTAATGACCACCTCCAGGCCGGCAACCACAGTCTCTACCTCGCCCTTCGCGCCGTCGATGCCATTGATCTCAACCTTGCCTCTGGCCCCGAGCCGCTGCCTCTTCCTGCCCTTCGCCGCATGCTGCTCAGCCTCGTACCCGCGGTGCGCGTCCACGCTGAGCGCGAGATCTCCAGGGAGTTCGCCGACTGGATGGTCAGCATCCGGGCTGCTTCGCGGCACCTTGGACAGGTGGCCATTGGCCGCTCAGCTGCCGCCAGGCAGCGCCAGGAGGAGCTCCGCTCCAAGCACCGCCCGCTGGAGGAGTCCATCACCCTGGACGATGACGGAGCTGGTGACCTCGACGACTTTGCTGCAGCCACGGCGACGTCTGATGGGTCGGATGGTGCCGCTGCAGCATCGTTTGACCTCACACAGCTCTACCGTGCCATGCACATACACCAGACACTGGCGCTTGGGGAGCGATTCAAGAAGTACTACCTGGAGAACAGGAAGCTCCAGCTAACATCCGACTTTGATGTGATTGCGGCAACACCATTCCTCGAGTCTCATCAGGTGTTCTTCGCGCAGATTGCTGGATTTTTTATTGTCGAGGACCGTGTGTTTCGAACAGGGGGTGGACTTACATCCCGGGTGGATGTAGATGCATTGTGGGAGGCTGCAGTAGGAAAGATGATCTCCGTGCTGGAAGATAACTTCTCTAGGATGCAGACAGCAAACCACCTGCTTCTCATAACTGATTATGCTGCCTTGCTTGCTGCCACAATGAGGAGATATAGTTATCCAGTTGGGATGCTACTCGACGTGCTGGCTAAGCATCGGGACAAGTACCATGACTTGCTGCTTGCTGATTGCCGGAGACAGGTGGCAGAGGCACTGGCTGCAGATAAGTTTGATCAGATGCTCATGAGGAAGGAGTATGAGTATTCAATGAATGTGCTTGCTTTTGGGATTCAGAGCTCTGATATCACACCGGCATTCCCATATGTCGCGCCGTTTTCATGCACTGTGCCAGATATTTGTCGTATTGTGCGGTCATTCATTGAGGACTCGGTGAGCTTCATGGCGCATGGGGGCGGTGGTGACACATATGCAGCAGTGAAGAAGTACCTTGGTCGGATACTCTCAGAGGTTGTGAATGCTTCGATACAGAAGCTTGTGGATTCAGGCAGTGGTCTGAGTGTCTCTCAGGCAATGCAGGTTGCTGCAAACATGTCAATAATGGAGCGTGCGTGTGAGTTTTTTACGCGCCATGCAGCGCAATTGTGTGGTGTGCCTCTACGCGCAGTAGAGCGTGGGCGGCGTGACTTTCCACTTCGCAAGTCTCGCGATGCTGCAGAGGCGCTTCTGCTGCGGCTATTGTGTTCCAAGGTTGATGAATTCATGCGGCAATCTGATGGTGTCAACTGGATAGCTGATGACCCACCTGCTGGGGGCAATGAGTATGCCAACGAGGTCACTATCTATCTGGAGACTCTTACTTCAACTGCTCAACAGATCCTTCCTCTTCCAGTGCTCCGTCGTGTTCTTGTTGCAGTTCTTAAGCATATCTCTGAGAGGATTATTGCCCTATTCTTGAATGACTCAGTGAAGCGGTTTAGTGGTAGCGCGGTCATCGGTATAGATACTGATCTTAAAATGTTTGAGTCATTCGCAGAGAACATGTCGAGCCTGTTCCTGGACTCTCATCAGGATTCTGCAGCAAGTGAAATGAAGTCTGCACTGATGGAGCCGAGGCAGCTGGTGAATCTTCTTATGAACAACAGCCCAGAGAACTTCCTTAACCCAGTGATCCGTGAGAAGAGCTACAATAAGCTTGATTACAAAAAGGTGGCAATTATCTCGGAGAAGTTCAGGGATACCTCAGAGAGCTATTTCTCGACATTTGGAACTAGGGGTGCTAGGCAGAATCCAAAGAAGAAATCTCTGGATACCCTTATCAAGAGGCTTCGAGAAGCTAGCTAG